A region of the Saccharomyces cerevisiae S288C chromosome II, complete sequence genome:
CTGGTCTGGGTTAATTGGGTTTTGGTTTGGTCCAGTTGTTTTCAAGTagcctttattttttcattgtgGTATTTTATCTTATCgatttatacttttttttattcaaagaaaattaaacaGATAATCTCTTATGAGCCTAGCtactttgttttttcttacaGGGCCATTGACTTATGCCCTGAACGAGTCTtactttactttttttgtattttcaataatgtcGTGTTTCCCATGTTGTAATACGCCCAAAGATTATGTGGTagagctttttttttttttggttagTGTATTTACCAAACTGGGatgattttcaaaacttaTGAAGCAGTTTCAATACATAACTGTCTAacgtaaaaattttataaaatggaaaaatagATGATGATAACTATAACAATTTTAAAGTACAACATATTCTACTTTTAGAATAATTCACAATATACAAGGACGATCCTGGAAAAGGGTAAATATGATTCAGCTTCGAGGAAGAAGTACAAAAAGAAGACGAAATGGTCCATTACAGACTAAGCACTATCCAACAAAAAGTTAGTGGCGGCTTCTAGATCCCAGTTGCACTTTTCCAAGGCATTGTGcgcttcttcttcagtaaATCCCATGCCACTTAACTCCTCGACGGCTAGAGACTTTGGAGTAGTTGCAACCCCGCGGTTAACTATTGGACCTTTTGACAAGCTAGCATCAACGATAGGATCATTCTTCAATGGAATTGGTTGTTGTGGAATGCTTGGGGTAGCTACTTTGGTTGGTTCAGCTTTGGAGTTACCAAATCCAGCAAAAATCTCGTCCCACTCATCGTTGCTTACTTGAGCAGGGTCACTGGTTGACTGTTGTTGTACTTGTGGTTTTGGGATAGTTGGGTTAGAGGAACTAGTTAACGTCCCTGTAAAAGCGTTCATTTGTAGTTCGTCATCGAGATCCTTATGGTCTATGGTTTCAAATTGCTCCATCGACCCAGCATTCGCAACATTCTCAAATTCAGATTCCGAATCAGCACCATTATCTTCCTCCACAGCCGCTTGTTCTAACCCTGCgaattcatcatcaaattcgTCCTTAACAGGCAAAATGGAATTGGTGCTTGCCTTTTTTGAGTTACCTTCATTATGTGAAGGAGAAGTGCCTGGAGCGGGATATTTTATGACTTGTTCCGTGTGGATTTCCAAACTTGATGTGGGCTGGGCATTATAGGGAGTTTGAAGGGTCTTCACTGTTGCTGATGGAATTTCTCTGGTATCTTCAAACTCATCATCGTCTGAAGAGGATGAATCGCTTTCGTCAATATGCAATTCCTGAATTGGTGGAAACTCTTCATTTATTGTCTTTGCTTTTGGTTGAGCAGAGATTTTTGGAGATTCTTGGATAGAACTGACCGACTCACCGTCTTCATTTGAATTAGCCCTTTTTGTGGTACTTCCGTCTTCAATAACTTCTGTAGTTTCGTTGCTCAAAACATCAGTAGAAGCGGTAGCTGGGGTAGCTTCCCATTCACCAGGAATGTGAGATAAGTTTCCAGTATTATCTCTATTCGCAGTATTATTGATGGTGTCACGTTCTTCCAACGTTTCCGGTAGCTCAACATCATCTCTTACGGATTGAGGAGCATTGTTTGCAACAGACGATGTCAAGGATTGACTTCTTGGAATACCATATTCATTCAAATCACCATCAAACCTATCACTTAATGTTTCAGTTAAGTTTGGATTTGCTGTCTCATTTCCTGACTGGGTGCCGTTGTTTGTATTGGCATTTTCACTATCGCTTTGAGATCCCAAAGTTGGAACGTCTCTATCAAATACGTCACTTTCGGTTCTTTCtgtcttttcttcatcgtctttAACCCGATTAACATTCAAGTTTGAATTCTCAACAGTAGTTTCGACAAATTTGGATACAGTGTCTTCGTGAACATTTCCTCTTGATGTGGCTTCTTTGGTTGTTGTATCTGTATTAGAGGCGCTTTTCGCAATAATGTCCTTAGCATCCTCAGGTAATTGTCCCATAGCTAAATTCATTTGTCTTTCGGATAACTCTCTCACATTGTTAGCGTATTCGATGTTTCTCTCCTTTAACTCTTGAtcagctttttcaaaagaagcTTTTCTCTGTGATAGATCGTCGAACATTTCTTGCAATTTAGAAACGTGCTGATGGTAGagattttcttgttcttcaatTTGTCTGTTACGTTCTTCCAATTGTTTTTCACGGTCCGTTAAATCAGTATCCTTGTTGGACAGATCCTGGTATTTAGCTTGTAATTGTGCGTGTTGCTCCTCCACGGTCTTTTGGTAGTCATTTAACTCCTTTTGTTTAGTTAAGTAAACGCTTATCTTTTCGCCAAGACCATCGATTTCCTTCTGCAAGTTTGCTACTGTGACTTGATTCAACTCTAGCTGTTTTGAATTAACATCTACCATTGACCTTTCTTGCTTGAcctgttgttgtttttcatttaattGTGACTGTAAGGAGGCTGTCATCGAGTTCAAATTCGtaatttgttcttttaattCTGCGTTCTTTGTTTGAGATTCTTGCAAATCAGTAGTTAGTTCATTGAGTTTGGACTCAGCGGCATGGTAGTTTGCTTCGGATACAGCCAACTGTTGCGCTAATGtttcgttttctttgtttactTGAAGTACTTGTGCTTCCAGTTGTTCCGTTTGTTTAACATTTTGGTCATGGGTAGAACGtaaattgttcaatttgATTTGAatggaatttttcatctcAGTAACACGTTTCAACTCCTGGGTCGCTCTTGACTTTTTGTCATTAGTTATACTTGCCTGCTTGGACAGGGAGTTTACTTGGTTAGATAAATTAGCCATTTCTGTGGTAGCATTAGATAACTGAGCAGAAGCTTCACCATCTGCAAATAAATCCTGGTTCTTGAATGCATTATTGGAAGATCTTGAAAAAGCGGATGCGCCTAAAGCAGCAGCACCCACTGCGGCGCCTACAGCAGCACCAGTGGCAGCGCTAGTGGCAGCGCCTGCTGGCATGCTAAACACAGAAAAGTTGGGAACTTGTGGCAGTGTTGTTGAAGCTGTACGTTTGACTGGACTTGAAGCATGTTTTGGAACTGGCGGAGGCTGAGCGCTAAAAGTATCACTGGATTCCCTTAGTTGCTCTTGTTCCTCTGGTTCTTCCTTGATTATACTTTGACCGAAGTTTGAGGTGGGAgtaaatttcttcaatccAGAGGAGGAGTGAGTTAAAGGTGGAGGCTGCTGtggctgttgttgttgtaaTGTTGCTTGGCCATTGTTATTATCATATGAAAAACTATTATTTGTGTTGTTTTGAACCACAGTTTGTGCTTTAGTGGGAGAAGGAGAGCTGAATGAAGGGTTCAAAGCCAGTAAATCATTCAAAGAACCGTTATTTGAGTTTTGAGGAAGAACTTGTGGAACTGTTGGTTGAGTATTAACTGCTGGGGCAGAAACTTGGTGTGGCATATCCTGTAAAGAAGGCTTACTTGCTCTTGAGGGGATGGCAATTTGAGGTGCACTTTGTTGTTGAGGAAGTGGGTTTGGCGGATAAAGTCCTAAAGCGGGGGACTGTAATAATTCATTGGGGATAACATCCGGTAATTCGACACCagcattctttttttgaattaaGAACATGGCAATAGCAAATTCCAATTTGGTGAATTCAGCATTGTTGTGGATGTCAGCTAAGTCCCAG
Encoded here:
- the RRT1 gene encoding Rrt1p (hypothetical protein; conserved across S. cerevisiae strains; identified in a screen for mutants with increased levels of rDNA transcription), with protein sequence MILFKNLVFLPSILIGYISIRVSLLVWVNWVLVWSSCFQVAFIFSLWYFILSIYTFFYSKKIKQIISYEPSYFVFSYRAIDLCPERVLLYFFCIFNNVVFPML
- the EDE1 gene encoding Ede1p (Endocytic adaptor; K63-specific Ub-chain binding protein involved in receptor endocytosis; scaffold protein that localizes to nascent endocytic sites after homo-oligomerization and organizes the endocytic machinery; role in autophagy of aberrant clathrin-mediated endocytosis protein condensates; binds membranes in a Ub-dependent manner; interacts with and functions upstream of Cmk2p to suppress stress-induced non-apoptotic cell death; putative cytokinesis regulator; homolog of mammalian Eps15) translates to MASITFRTPLSSQEQAFYNQKFHQLDTEDLGVVTGEAVRPLFASSGLPGQLLSQVWATVDIDNKGFLNLNEFSAALRMIAQLQNAPNQPISAALYESTPTQLASFSINQNPAPMQSGSATGNTNNTDIPALSSNDIAKFSQLFDRTAKGAQTVAGDKAKDIFLKARLPNQTLGEIWALCDRDASGVLDKSEFIMAMYLIQLCMSHHPSMNTPPAVLPTQLWDSIRLEPVVVNQPNRTTPLSANSTGVSSLTRHSTISRLSTGAFSNAASDWSLSFEKKQQFDAIFDSLDKQHAGSLSSAVLVPFFLSSRLNQETLATIWDLADIHNNAEFTKLEFAIAMFLIQKKNAGVELPDVIPNELLQSPALGLYPPNPLPQQQSAPQIAIPSRASKPSLQDMPHQVSAPAVNTQPTVPQVLPQNSNNGSLNDLLALNPSFSSPSPTKAQTVVQNNTNNSFSYDNNNGQATLQQQQPQQPPPLTHSSSGLKKFTPTSNFGQSIIKEEPEEQEQLRESSDTFSAQPPPVPKHASSPVKRTASTTLPQVPNFSVFSMPAGAATSAATGAAVGAAVGAAALGASAFSRSSNNAFKNQDLFADGEASAQLSNATTEMANLSNQVNSLSKQASITNDKKSRATQELKRVTEMKNSIQIKLNNLRSTHDQNVKQTEQLEAQVLQVNKENETLAQQLAVSEANYHAAESKLNELTTDLQESQTKNAELKEQITNLNSMTASLQSQLNEKQQQVKQERSMVDVNSKQLELNQVTVANLQKEIDGLGEKISVYLTKQKELNDYQKTVEEQHAQLQAKYQDLSNKDTDLTDREKQLEERNRQIEEQENLYHQHVSKLQEMFDDLSQRKASFEKADQELKERNIEYANNVRELSERQMNLAMGQLPEDAKDIIAKSASNTDTTTKEATSRGNVHEDTVSKFVETTVENSNLNVNRVKDDEEKTERTESDVFDRDVPTLGSQSDSENANTNNGTQSGNETANPNLTETLSDRFDGDLNEYGIPRSQSLTSSVANNAPQSVRDDVELPETLEERDTINNTANRDNTGNLSHIPGEWEATPATASTDVLSNETTEVIEDGSTTKRANSNEDGESVSSIQESPKISAQPKAKTINEEFPPIQELHIDESDSSSSDDDEFEDTREIPSATVKTLQTPYNAQPTSSLEIHTEQVIKYPAPGTSPSHNEGNSKKASTNSILPVKDEFDDEFAGLEQAAVEEDNGADSESEFENVANAGSMEQFETIDHKDLDDELQMNAFTGTLTSSSNPTIPKPQVQQQSTSDPAQVSNDEWDEIFAGFGNSKAEPTKVATPSIPQQPIPLKNDPIVDASLSKGPIVNRGVATTPKSLAVEELSGMGFTEEEAHNALEKCNWDLEAATNFLLDSA